TTGCACTTGACTCACATTATAATGTCTTTTCTGAAATAATAGTTCCCTTTCGGAAGGTTCCGTCCTGCGGTACCGGCCCGAAAGCAAACAATACGCATAACAATCAGGAGGAAGAATGTACGACGTAGCCATAATCGGTTCGGGCCCCGCGGGGCTTACCGCCGCCATATACGCGACCAGATCCGACATGAAAACGGTTGTCATCGAGGGACTTACTCCCGGAGGGCAGCTCATGATCACATCGGAAGTGGAGAATTTCCCTGGATTTCCCGAAGGTATCGAAGGGCCGGAGCTGATGGGCAGGATGCGCGAGCAGGCAACAAAGTTCGGCGCAGAGTATCTCCCGGGAGACCTTTCAGATATCGATGCATCGGGTCCTCCCTTCAAACTCACCGCCGGCAAGAATACAGTCGAGGCGAAGAGTGTAATCATTGCCACTGGTTCTTCCGCCAGATGGCTTGGAATGGAATCGGAGACGAAGCTCCGCGGCAAAGGTGTATCGGCATGTGCCACCTGTGACGGCTTCTTCTTTACCGGCAGGGAGATCGCCGTTGTCGGAGGAGGGGATTCAGCCCTGGAGGAAGCGACCTTCCTTACAAAGTTCGCCAGCAAGGTCAGCCTGATCCATAGACGCGACGCGTTGAGAGGAACTGCCGCGATGCAGAAAAAGGCGAAAGAGAACAAAAAGGTAACAATAGTATGGGATTCTGTGATCGATGAGATACTGGGTGTCGAGGAAGACAGGGTCACCGGGTTGCGCCTGAAGAATGTAAAGACAGGTGAACTCTCCGAACTTCCGGTTGAGGGACTCTTCATAGCGATAGGCCATACACCAGCGACAAAGGTATTCGATGGAAAGATCGATCTCGACAAAAAAGGTTATATCGTGGTTACAAACAATACGAGGACTTCAGTACCCGGCATATTCATGGCCGGCGATGTCGGTGATCCACGGTACAAGCAGGCGATCTCTGCCGCAGGCCTGGGCTGCATGGCAGCGATCGACGCGCTGCGCTTCATAGATGAAGAATAAGGGAGACTGACAATGGACATGAATGGTTTCGAAGGCAAAAAGGCATTGATCACTGGCGGATCGAGAGGAATCGGAAGAGCTATCTCACTCATGGCAGCGGCCAGAGGAGCCGATATAGCTATCAATTTTGTGAAAAACGAGGAGGCTGCGGCTGAGACCGCGGCCGAGATAGAGAAACTCGGGCGCAAATGCCTGGTCATCAAAGCCGACGTTTCGGAACCGAAGGAGATAAAGACCCTTTTCGCGTCTGTGAAGGAAGGCTTTGGCAGCCTGGACATGCTCGTCTCAAACGCCGTGTCGGGTGTCATCGGACCGGCCGATAGAATCGGAAGGTTCGGCTGGGACAGGGCGATCAACACCAACAGCCGTTCGTTCATGCTTCTGGTCCAGCAGGCCGTAAAGATATTCCCCGAAACTGGGGGAAAGATCGTGGCTATATCATCGATCGGCAGCAGCCACTGTCTCCCGGGGTACGCGGCCGTGGGCGCCAGTAAAGCGGCACTGGAGACCCTTGTGAGATATTTCGCGAAGGAGCTGGCACCCAGGAGCATCAACGTCAACGCGGTCTCTGGCGGGCCGGTCGAAACATCGGCGCTTGACTATTTCCCGGACAAGGACCAGATTATTGAGGAATGGCAGAAAAAGACTCCGCAGAAGAGGATTGCCAGGCCTGAAGAGATAGCCACGGTAGTCGGATTCCTGCTTTCGGAGGATGCCTCCTGGATTCAGGGGCAGACAATAATTGCCGACGGAGGGTTGACTCTGTAGATAATTGAAACTGGTCCAATAGATTTTGGCTGAAAGGAATTGAAATGGAAGAAAAAAGAGACCTCACCACTCTCGAAGTACTGAGCATCGGAATAAAATCCGAGATCGACGCTGTAAAGCTCTACTCAAAGATGAAAAAGATGGTCGGCACCGACGATCTCAGGGAAAAGATGGATTTCCTCATCTCGCAGGAGGAGAAACACGAGAGTATCCTGAAAGAAGTATACAACAAGAAATTTCCCGAAGTGGAGCTGGCCCTTCCCCCGAATTCGATCGTGCCGATGATCGATGAAGTGCTGGGCAGGGAATCCTCGCTGAAGGAACTCTTCCAGGTAGCGATGAAAGCAGAACAGCTCGCCATGAAATTCTATACAGATCTGGCCGACAAGACATCCAACTCGAACGCAAAATCGATCCTCATGTATATGGCCAGCATGGAGCAGAGCCATTATGCCATTCTTCAGGCGGAATTTGGACAGATGGAGATGCTCGACACGGAGGATGCCTCCAGGTTCCTCGACAGCGAGGGTCTCATGTTCATGGGCCCCTGAGCCTGCCAGGAATACATATCTGAATAATCGATTTCAAAGGCCCCTTATCGGGGCCTTTTTATTTTGCCTTCTGTTATCTCGAATAAAAATCGATCATCCGCTCGATTGAAGCGGTGCAGGCTGGACAGAATCCATCTAGATTCTTTGACTTCATGATGCAGTCATGCGCCGACCTGTACAGTCCCTCGGCCGAATAACCAGCGCCCTCGAAACAACCGACATGATCGAAGTAGGTCGAGTCGTCAGGCGTGGGAACCGGAGTACCCGGCGCGATAAGGTGTCCCCATTTCAGGGATTCCGGATCGAGTAACGCCGTGATATTCGGTTCCCAGGGTTCTA
The sequence above is a segment of the Candidatus Latescibacterota bacterium genome. Coding sequences within it:
- a CDS encoding SDR family oxidoreductase, translating into MDMNGFEGKKALITGGSRGIGRAISLMAAARGADIAINFVKNEEAAAETAAEIEKLGRKCLVIKADVSEPKEIKTLFASVKEGFGSLDMLVSNAVSGVIGPADRIGRFGWDRAINTNSRSFMLLVQQAVKIFPETGGKIVAISSIGSSHCLPGYAAVGASKAALETLVRYFAKELAPRSINVNAVSGGPVETSALDYFPDKDQIIEEWQKKTPQKRIARPEEIATVVGFLLSEDASWIQGQTIIADGGLTL
- the trxB gene encoding thioredoxin-disulfide reductase; the encoded protein is MYDVAIIGSGPAGLTAAIYATRSDMKTVVIEGLTPGGQLMITSEVENFPGFPEGIEGPELMGRMREQATKFGAEYLPGDLSDIDASGPPFKLTAGKNTVEAKSVIIATGSSARWLGMESETKLRGKGVSACATCDGFFFTGREIAVVGGGDSALEEATFLTKFASKVSLIHRRDALRGTAAMQKKAKENKKVTIVWDSVIDEILGVEEDRVTGLRLKNVKTGELSELPVEGLFIAIGHTPATKVFDGKIDLDKKGYIVVTNNTRTSVPGIFMAGDVGDPRYKQAISAAGLGCMAAIDALRFIDEE
- a CDS encoding ferritin family protein codes for the protein MEEKRDLTTLEVLSIGIKSEIDAVKLYSKMKKMVGTDDLREKMDFLISQEEKHESILKEVYNKKFPEVELALPPNSIVPMIDEVLGRESSLKELFQVAMKAEQLAMKFYTDLADKTSNSNAKSILMYMASMEQSHYAILQAEFGQMEMLDTEDASRFLDSEGLMFMGP